From the genome of Vitis riparia cultivar Riparia Gloire de Montpellier isolate 1030 chromosome 2, EGFV_Vit.rip_1.0, whole genome shotgun sequence, one region includes:
- the LOC117933482 gene encoding uncharacterized protein At2g24330-like — MAEESDKDQGNGQSSSAAEKDTGVQKKKRRGIISRIWNGLFRRHGDDFEKRLQHISKEEASVLARMKRRSQSSRTMTRNLIVLSVILEVIAVGYAIMTTRSVDLNWKMRAFRVLPMFLLPGLSSAAYSVIVSLTRMCDRRDQKTLERLRTERRAKIDELKERTNYYTTQQLIQRYDTDPAAKAAAATVLASKLGAESGLKVFVGDESQLDVATAKSNDVELTQSSGLRNRKQLQTRSGNAANPTMHPSEGEMPHQAGVEGPGTSGHDQLVVEHYPHQGVARYDGGWIARIAALLVGEDPTQSYALICGNCHMHNGLARKEDFAYITYYCPHCNALNQSLQQEEHASGSKSQGR; from the exons atggcTGAAGAATCTGATAAAGACCAGGGAAATGGGCAGAGTTCATCGGCTGCCGAGAAGGACACAGGAGTCCAAAAGAAGAAGCGGAGAGGAATCATATCTCGCATTTGGAATGGCCTATTTAGAAGACATGGTGATGATTTTGAGAAAAGGCTGCAACACATTTCCAAGGAAGAAGCTTCTGTTCTAGCTAGGATGAAGAGGAGATCTCAAAGTTCGAGGACAATGACAAGGAATCTCATAGTACTGTCAGTGATTTTGGAG GTTATTGCAGTGGGTTATGCTATCATGACAACAAGATCCGTAGATCTGAACTGGAAGATGAGGGCTTTTCGTGTTCTGCCAATGTTTCTGTTGCCTGGTTTGTCTTCTGCTGCATATTCAGTGATTGTAAGCCTCACAAGAATGT GTGACCGCAGGGATCAGAAAACTTTAGAGCGCCTTCGAACCGAAAGACGAGCAAAAATTGATGAACTCAAAGAGAGGACAAATTATTATACCACACAACAGCTCATTCAG AGATATGACACTGATCCAGCAGCAAAGGCTGCTGCTGCAACTGTCCTGGCATCAAAGTTGGGTGCAGAGTCAGGCTTAAAAGTGTTTGTCGGTGATGAATCTCAGCTTGATGTTGCAACAGCGAAGAGCAATGATGTAGAACTAACACAATCTAGTGGGCTGCGAAATAGAAAACAGTTGCAAACCAGATCCGGTAATGCAGCTAATCCCACAATGCATCCCTCTGAGGGGGAAATGCCCCATCAAGCAGGGGTCGAGGGTCCTGGAACTTCTGGGCATGATCAGTTGGTTGTGGAGCATTACCCTCATCAAGGGGTGGCCCGATATGATGGGGGATGGATTGCTCGAATTGCAGCATTGCTTGTGGGTGAGGATCCAACACAGTCATATGCGCTTATATGCGGGAACTGCCATATGCACAATG GCCTTGCCCGGAAGGAGGATTTCGCCTACATAACCTACTATTGTCCACACTGCAATGCCCTGAATCAGTCACTGCAACAGGAAGAGCATGCTTCTGGCTCCAAGTCCCAGGGGCGGTGA
- the LOC117906171 gene encoding cytosolic sulfotransferase 15-like: MEVEAESSVSSVFGGDDLEELSSECRELFQTLPRERNWDGTYIYQYQGFWFRARTLQSIISFQRHFQAEDSDVLVISPQKTGTTWLKALTFAIINRNQSAFSQSPLLTSNPHDLVRFLEFDLYFMKTEGPNLQYLPRPRLLATHTPCSMLPSSIKDSECRIVYICRNPLDRFVSIWHFVNTIPTQPLNPTSLDHGLEMFCLGVESFGPYWDHVLEYWKMSRERPDKVLFLKYEDLKEDISTHIKRLAHFLGFPFSEEEERVGIIEEISRLCSLQSLKNLKVNKTGKRPCGFKNSAHFRKGEVGDWVSYVTPAMAERIKILMEEKLRGSGLSFKMSYDFIGEGG, translated from the coding sequence ATGGAAGTCGAGGCAGAAAGCAGCGTCAGTTCTGTATTTGGAGGAGATGATCTTGAAGAGCTTAGCAGTGAGTGCCGAGAACTTTTCCAAACCCTGCCTAGAGAGAGAAACTGGGATGGCACCTATATTTATCAATATCAAGGCTTTTGGTTCCGTGCCAGGACCCTTCAGAGCATCATCTCCTTCCAAAGGCACTTCCAAGCAGAAGACAGTGATGTGTTGGTAATCAGTCCTCAAAAAACAGGCACCACATGGCTCAAGGCCCTCACCTTTGCCATTATAAACCGAAACCAGAGCGCCTTCTCGCAGAGCCCATTGCTCACTAGCAACCCTCACGATCTTgtacgtttcttggagtttgaTCTTTATTTCATGAAAACAGAGGGTCCTAATCTCCAATACCTTCCTCGCCCAAGATTGTTAGCAACCCATACGCCATGTTCAATGCTGCCGTCATCCATTAAAGATTCAGAGTGTCGAATTGTCTATATATGTCGAAATCCACTGGACAGGTTCGTCTCAATCTGGCATTTCGTGAACACCATTCCAACTCAGCCTCTCAATCCAACCTCCCTAGACCATGGGTTGGAGATGTTTTGCCTGGGTGTAGAGTCATTTGGACCCTACTGGGACCATGTGCTGGAGTACTGGAAGATGAGCAGGGAGAGGCCAGACAAGGTGCTGTTTCTGAAATATGAAGATCTCAAGGAGGATATCAGTACCCACATCAAAAGGTTAGCGCACTTCTTGGGCTTTCCTTTTTCTGAGGAGGAAGAGAGAGTGGGGATTATAGAGGAAATATCAAGGTTGTGTAGTCTTCAAAGTCTTAAAAATTTGAAGGTGAACAAGACTGGAAAACGCCCCTGCGGATTTAAAAACTCGGCGCACTTTAGGAAAGGCGAAGTGGGAGATTGGGTGAGTTATGTGACACCTGCCATGGCAGAACGGATTAAGATTCTCATGGAAGAAAAACTGAGAGGCTCTGGGTTATCCTTTAAAATGTCTTATGATTTCATAGGGGAGGGCGGTTGA